The Streptomyces sp. M92 nucleotide sequence ATCTCGTCGGGCTCCCGCATCTCCCGTTCCTCGTGGACGGGGCCGGTGGCGGGGAGCTTGCCGTGCTCGTCGGCGTGGGGGCGATCGGATTCCCGTTCCATGACCCTCAGGCCCATGCGTACGGCCCAGATCAGCGCGCCGGCGATCACCAGCCCGCCGATGAAGGCGATGGTCACGTTGAGCGCGTGCGAGGACGCGGCCAGCAGTTCATACGTTGCCGTACTCATGTTCTGATTATGTACCCCCAAATGAGATAAAGCGCCAGGAATGTCCGACTGGTGCCGTGGAGGTACTCCGGGGGTGTCCGCCGTGATTGAGGACCGCCGCCGACTGGTACCCGGCCGACGGTGCGGCGGCGTCGGAGCCGGAGCGCCGTGCCGCGCCGCCGGCGGAAGGAGCGCCCGTATGACCGCGCCATTGACGGCCGACGCCCACGAGTACGGCCTGGTCGGGGACGGCACCGCCGACGACCGGCCGGCATTGCAGAAACTGGTGGACGCGCTCGGCGACGCCACCGCCGCGGACGGCCTGCCGCGTACCGTCCGCGTGCCCGCCGGGCGGTACGTGATCCGGGACCGCCCGGTGCTCTGGCGCAGCGGCGTCTCGCTGACCGGCGCCGGGCGCGGCGCCACCTGCTTCGCCCTCGCCAACCCGGGCGCCCCCACGCAGCCGGTGCCGCTGGCCTGGTTCACCACCGCCCAGCACGGTGCCGGGCCGGACCACCACATCGCCGACGTCACCTTCGCCCACTTCGAGATCGACGGCTCCGGGGTGCACACCGAGGAGTACGACGTGCTGGCCAAGGGGCTCGGTCTCCAGTACGTGCTGCGCGGCCGCTTCAGCGACCTGTACATCCACGACACGGCCGCCACCGGCTTCGGCTGCGACTTCCTCCAGGACACCGTCGTCGAGGGCGTGCTCGCCGAACGGTGCGGG carries:
- a CDS encoding DUF6479 family protein: MSTATYELLAASSHALNVTIAFIGGLVIAGALIWAVRMGLRVMERESDRPHADEHGKLPATGPVHEEREMREPDEIPLAPDGSPRLMPYELHHSGSRRGTDQNRRRWLPGSSGSFGGGGPGHV